In a single window of the Podospora pseudocomata strain CBS 415.72m chromosome 2 map unlocalized CBS415.72m_2, whole genome shotgun sequence genome:
- a CDS encoding uncharacterized protein (EggNog:ENOG503PEZ8): MCHGHPHIHGCGHQSMTWHYCPSALIDLETGYETACSNVTFAAPQPSNAACVLINCDYRSGGTGWTCCNCGGRNTSGWCKNMSPNPKWEKNTITNEWEWIETCDHGCCRNCAKDSSSNYGEPSRKDGKRSKDSRKHRHRTQGEAGSSSAADPMASYNITLDYSSKESRGLSRKEGKSSSGHKKK, from the exons ATGTGCCACGGACATCCGCATATCCACGGCTGTGGCCACCAATCTATGACATGGCATTACTGCCCGTCAGCCCTGATCGACCTTGAGACGGGGTACGAGACAGCGTGCTCCAATGTCACCTTTGCTGCTCCCCAGCCATCCAATGCCGCCTGTGTGCTGATCAATTGCGATTACCGCAGTGGGGGCACAGGGTGGACGTGCTGCAACTGCGGAGGGCGTAACACGAGCGGGTGGTGCAAGAACATGTCACCCAATCCCAAATGGGAGAAGAACACGATCACCAACGAATGGGAATGGATCGAGACCTGTGACCACGGGTGTTGTCGGAATTGTGCCAAAGACT CCTCGAGCAACTACGGCGAGCCCAGCCGCAAAGACGGGAAGAGAAGTAAGGATTCTCGAAAACACCGCCACCGAACACAAGGAGAAGCCGGGTCTTCTTCGGCAGCTGATCCTATGGCCTCGTACAACATCACGCTGGACTACAGCAGCAAAGAGTCGAGGGGATTGTCCCGGAAAGAGGGAAAGTCGTCCTCGGGACACAAGAAGAAATAG
- a CDS encoding uncharacterized protein (EggNog:ENOG503P6RP) has protein sequence MSLDSASRPIMAPSEKRYSTYSMAPSDAPTTLSTDSMTAEIRPIVDGLERLKNPRLADQRVYLNEEKTTNLQKLALSAKLERALDRRMSSQDAVMRPRKPSVVVTEKEKA, from the exons ATGTCCCTCGACTCAGCCAGTCGTCCCATCATGGCTCCATCG GAGAAGCGCTACAGCACCTACAGCATGGCACCCTCCGAcgcccccaccaccctcagcacCGACAGCATGACTGCCGAGATCAGGCCCATCGTCGACGGCCTCGAGCGCCTCAAGAACCCTCGCCTCGCCGACCAGCGCGTGTACCTCAATGAAGAAAAGACTACCAACCTCCAGAAGCTTGCCCTCAGCGCCAAGCTCGAGCGCGCCCTTGACCGGAGGATGAGCAGCCAAGATGCCGTCATGCGGCCGCGGAAACCATCAGTTGTCGTcaccgagaaggagaaagcTTGA
- a CDS encoding uncharacterized protein (EggNog:ENOG503P3IK): MGGGDVPQYVGEVPLELPMGLATNQPVSSTQYVNPTEDWESRPGRPAPQSLHQPPGNTGNGGLGQSRYCWESVALPLPQKEDCFPEAFHRTFQSGSTPTHSLPPPSLNGAHSTSRDPTNAQGQHAYLSQFHAQAAYPDGVFGSSVEITQEHRFPYCLPRVDSGSLRASPGNLPDTEASSICSAYVHVTKEGNGHTWDELQKSEVQDVDEQIIVPMETALVGGWVAVEQALMLDVTQQGAAAAVNQGLATKEEPELEEPEEQRRKRQKENLRKQTSDTRTMRACIRCHNQRVRCLPNVDNPNDPLAPCVTCLKVRRESKKTIHNLPCLRYKLASVVLQRDGGLGYTKRFDHTQLINIRANDWADNHIKVIEMAQGLCETPMTLKVRAFRAVEGDQLVRNFVGRDGIRIPAYGLVNVKEHGRAFQHYIAANAIKGLEDSAKDSDDLVKDMYSMIAEHLRQSSRHKQNREENRDKKSVDLTEFLLKAVRLWFAIRHQTGSAWICGQESLGMESRELKTRYIPRMIVAQFDSIRYHTVFKSQVPQFLSMFEKILSSGPELWKDSKDAWFTAFLVVFLFLHNVACICKDRYRHAKENSKGRPLETRYGPRDHPLTTFVEDVQHGAGVMLAYWTYFKRCDLMNFEWDAGSVSKSAIKYLDTRQLAFLKGTIDCLKDKTTSIPSTPQEGCWEHELYWISLMFVSEPSMTSSWKPPVVFSTVNPSVGNEQ; encoded by the exons ATGGGTGGCGGAGATGTCCCCCAATACGTCGGTGAGGTTCCTTTAGAGCTGCCCATGGGACTTGCCACCAACCAGCCTGTTTCTTCTACGCAATACGTGAATCCAACCGAAGATTGGGAATCGCGGCCTGGCCGCCCAGCACCTCAGTCGCTACACCAGCCGCCAGGCAATACCGGTAATGGCGGGCTTGGTCAGTCTCGCTATTGCTGGGAAAGTGTCGCATTGCCACTACCGCAGAAGGAAGATTGTTTCCCGGAGGCCTTCCATCGCACCTTTCAGTCCGGCTCTACACCCACGCATAgcctgccgccgccttcaCTAAATGGGGCCCATTCGACCTCGAGGGACCCAACAAATGCCCAGGGGCAACATGCGTACTTATCGCAATTTCACGCCCAGGCAGCATATCCTGATGGGGTATTTGGTAGCAGTGTCGAAATCACCCAAGAGCATCGTTTTCCATATTGTCTTCCGAGGGTCGACAGTGGTTCCTTGAGAGCTAGCCCTGGCAACTTGCCAGACACCGAAGCCTCATCGATTTGCAGTGCATATGTGCATGTCACAAAAGAGGGAAATGGCCACACCTGGGATGAGCTTCAGAAATCAGAGGTGCAGGATGTTGATGAACAGATCATTGTACCTATGGAAACGGCTCTTGTTGGCGGCTGGGTCGCCGTGGAGCAAGCACTGATGTTGGACGTCACTCAGCAAGGCGCAGCGGCCGCTGTCAATCAAGGGCTGGCGACCAAAGAAGAACCCGAACTGGAAGAACCGGAAGAACAGCGACGGAAACGGCAGAAAGAGAATTTGAGGAAACAGACCTCCGATACCAGGACCATGCGGGCCTGCATACGATGTCATAACCAGAGAGTGAGG TGTCTTCCCAATGTGGATAACCCGAATGACCCTTTGGCACCTTGCGTCACCTGTCTCAAGGTGCGCAGGGAATCCAAAAAGACTATCCATAACCTCCCGTGTCTTCGTTACAAGCTGGCTTCGGTGGTGTTGCAGCGAGATGGGGGGCTGGGCTACACGAAGCGATTTGATCATACCCAGTTGATCAACATCAGGGCGAACGATTGGGCAGACAATCACATCAAGGTCATTGAAATGGCTCAAGGGCTCTGCGAAACGCCAATGACACTCAAAGTGCGGGCGTTCAGGGCAGTCGAGGGTGATCAGCTCGTCCGGAATTTTGTTGGTAGGGATGGAATCAGAATTCCGGCGTACGGTCTCGTGAATGTGAAGGAACACGGGCGAGCCTTTCAACACTACATCGCGGCCAATGCTATCAAGGGACTGGAAGATTCGGCCAAGGACTCTGATGATCTCGTCAAAGATATGTATTCCATGATCGCGGAGCATCTTCGGCAGTCATCG CGGCACAAACAAAACCGAGAAGAAAATCGGGACAAGAAAAGCGTAGATCTGACTGAGTTTCTACTAAAAGCTGTTCGCCTTTGGTTTGCGATTC GACACCAAACCGGCTCGGCATGGATTTGCGGTCAAGAGTCACTGGGGATGGAATCGAGGGAGCTGAAGACGAGGTACATTCCCCGAATGATCGTGGCACAGTTTGACAGCATTCGGTATCACACGGTATTCAAGAGCCAGGTGCCACAATTTCTGAGCATGTTCGAAAAGATTCTCAGCTCGGGTCCCGAACTCTGGAAGGATTCGAAGGATGCATGGTTTACGGCCTTTTTGGTTGTGTTCTTGTTTCTCCACAATGTGGCCTGCATTTGCAAAGATCGGTACCGTCATGCAAAGGAAAACTCGAAAGGGCGGCCTCTG GAGACACGTTACGGCCCAAGAGACCACCCGCTTACAACGTTCGTCGAAGACGTCCAGCATGGTGCCGGTGTGATGTTGGCGTACTGGACCTACTTCAAGCGTTGTGATCTGATGAATTTCGAGTGGGATGCCGGGAGCGTCTCAAAATCGGCCATCAAATATCTCGATACTCGCCAGCTTGCATTTTTGAAGGGGACGATCGACTGTCTCAAAGACAAAA CGACTTCAATCCCGAGCACGCCACAAGAGGGCTGCTGGGAACATGAACTGTACTGGATATCTCTAATGTTTGTCTCAGAGCCGTCTATGacgagctcatggaagccCCCCGTTGTTTTTTCGACTGTGAATCCGAGCGTGGGCAACGAGCAATGA
- a CDS encoding uncharacterized protein (EggNog:ENOG503PFWA), which yields MCHQVAYTLPCEHVKTQIVYCANAILENSAEGGEVQGSSAARSSSSFAKPKHKKKPVSEPSRSDRKNQGSGSPKAMSYKQPCANLTIQSLPYPMPPSFAENPDFFTSSLPSPNCPLSDCPFGMKGRCWTCCWCGKGENRTGRCGCVMLVEGNMLRCEHLCCNECEPTSIRDSV from the coding sequence ATGTGTCATCAGGTAGCCTATACCTTGCCGTGTGAGCACGTCAAGACGCAGATAGTCTACTGTGCCAATGCAATCCTCGAAAATAGtgccgaggggggtgaagtCCAGGGCAGCTCTGCGGCCCgatcttcctcgtcattcGCAAAGCCGAAACACAAGAAAAAGCCAGTTTCTGAGCCCTCGAGGTCCGATAGGAAGAACCAAGGCTCGGGGTCGCCGAAAGCCATGTCGTACAAGCAACCCTGCGCCAACTTGACAATCCAGTCCTTGCCATACCCGATGCCGCCGTCTTTCGCAGAAAACCCCGACTTCTTCACGTCATCCCTGCCATCCCCCAACTGCCCACTGTCTGATTGCCCATTCGGAATGAAAGGCCGGTGTTGGACTTGTTGTTGGTGCGGGAAAGGCGAGAATAGAACTGGACGTTGTGGGTGCGTGATGCTTGTCGAGGGGAATATGTTGCGATGTGAACACTTGTGTTGTAACGAGTGTGAACCGACTAGCATAAGAGACAGTGTGTAG
- a CDS encoding uncharacterized protein (COG:S; EggNog:ENOG503P1VR): MESNTDTITLTAQCHCRALTFTSKPVPTTSLPLKATNCHCNSCRHLTGSLRGSTDILWPGPPPQPSDDLKQYAFSPRLNIYFCSHCSTTLFWEDNSTPGVTNYLAFTGVLTPSSPLPLGQNLIEWDAHMFLADTIDGGAVPWLNGLNPPSAAKPRRWLGWREKSKEITSEGYWPEDKNIFLSHADNLLHLPEKEGNIPLKCHCGGVDFVLKAGDAQRDFKERQSKGGQLPWFVDPESYKLLGSLDGCSDCRLVSGTEIFAWTFAELKHITFASDPTSPLPLDTTALQSAIGTDPRLGTLSLYPSSQGVQRYHCSTCSAVVFYACDSRPDMVDIAPGLLHAPEGARAERVISWSWGGKLGFGSDMAGTWREHLPAAVEEETEQFRLARRFPKNFRRVVKEQGAAQAVPGGSGQV, encoded by the coding sequence ATGGAGTCCAACACCGAtaccatcaccctcacagCCCAATGCCACTGCCGCGCCCTGACCTTCACCTCCAAACccgtccccaccacctccctccctctcaaagCAACAAACTGCCACTGCAACTCCTGCCGGCACCTCACCGGCTCCCTGCGCGGCTCCACCGACATCCTCTGGCCCgggccccctccccaaccctctgaCGACCTCAAACAATATGCCTTCTCCCCCCGCTTAAACATCTACTTTTGCAGTCActgctccaccaccctcttctgGGAAGACAACTCCACCCCCGGCGTCACCAACTACCTCGCCTTCACCGGCGTcctcaccccttcctccccactGCCACTAGGCCAAAACCTCATAGAATGGGACGCTCACATGTTCCTAGCCGACACCATCGACGGCGGGGCAGTCCCCTGGCTCAACGGTCTCAAccctccctccgccgccaaACCCCGACGCTGGCTAGGCTGGAGAGAAAAGTCGAAAGAAATCACCTCGGAGGGATACTGGCCCGAGGATAAAAACATATTCCTTTCCCATGctgacaacctcctccaccttcccgAAAAAGAGGgcaacatccccctcaaaTGCCACTGCGGCGGCGTCGACTTCGTCCTCAAAGCCGGCGATGCCCAAAGGGACTTTAAGGAACGCCAATCAAAGGGGGGGCAACTGCCTTGGTTCGTCGATCCAGAGAGTTACAAACTCCTCGGCTCACTCGACGGCTGCTCCGACTGCCGCCTCGTCTCCGGAACCGAGATCTTTGCCTGGACCTTTGCAGAGCTAAAACACATCACCTTTGCCTCTgatcccacctccccccttcccctcgacaccaccgccctccaaTCCGCCATTGGAACCGACCCCAGACTCGGCACATTATCCCTCTACCCCAGCTCCCAAGGCGTCCAGCGCTACCACTGCAGCACTTGCTCAGCCGTGGTCTTTTACGCCTGCGACTCCCGCCCAGACATGGTCGACATCGCCCCCGGCCTCCTCCACGCCCCTGAAGGCGCGAGAGCAGAGCGCGTCATCTCTTGGTCGTGGGGTGGAAAACTCGGATTCGGATCAGACATGGCTGGCACCTGGAGGGAGCACCTTCCTGCCGcggtggaagaagaaacgGAGCAGTtcaggttggcgaggagatTCCCAAAGAACTTTAGGCGGGTTGTCAAGGAGCAAGGAGCTGCTCAAGCTGTGCCAGGGGGTTCTGGGCAGGTGTAG
- a CDS encoding uncharacterized protein (COG:S; EggNog:ENOG503P286): MSDQDHFHLLPLTIDPKSKSISSLGPSSRALEAELAALNNLHRTILTQIEPPHIVPPPPMPVNPKRSANVSKLRESGNNEYRKGRHAEAIKFYTLGLQMALTRAPWEPSQLVREEVHALYSNRAQAHMQLGNWPEAAVDAEASVAAKSQGNAKAWFRRGKCLLEMGRLQEARGAVAKALEFEGEEKELAELLKEIEGRIAKEGN; encoded by the coding sequence ATGTCTGACCAAGAccacttccacctcctccccctaaCCATCGACCCCAAATCCaaatccatctcctccctcggcccCTCCTCGCGAGCCCTTGAGGCCGAGCTCGCCGCCCTCAACAATCTCCACAgaaccatcctcacccaaaTCGAGCCCCCCCACAtcgtcccccctccccccatgcCCGTCAACCCAAAGCGCTCAGCCAACGTCTCCAAGCTTCGCGAGTCAGGCAACAACGAATATCGCAAGGGGCGCCACGCcgaagcaatcaagttcTACACCCTCGGTCTCCAAATGGCGCTTACACGGGCCCCGTGGGAGCCGTCGCAGCTGGTGCGGGAGGAGGTCCACGCGCTGTATAGCAACAGGGCGCAGGCGCATATGCAACTGGGTAACTGGCcagaggcggcggtggatgCAGAGGCGAGCGTGGCTGCCAAGAGCCAGGGTAATGCGAAGGCTTGGTTTAGGAGGGGGAAGTGCCTGCTTGAAATGGGGAGGTTGCAAGAGGCCAGGGGGGCGGTGGCCAAGGCgttggagtttgagggggaggagaaagagtTGGCTgagttgttgaaggagattgaggggAGGATTGCGAAGGAGGGGAACTAG
- a CDS encoding uncharacterized protein (EggNog:ENOG503PBP8; COG:S), with translation MAPLRPRWNPMSALGLEQIYSLSLYWKSQEYSTYSLKLPMDQVSSLFGQSRAGLGWLEHHAMAWVPEAISSDSYVVDIGPRGVQEVQEGLQRFKELELDGHEVSRHNFHLPTLEAQLEQACHEVHRGRGFVILRGLDPQQYSVEDNLMIYLGIAAYIGDQRGFQDKKGNMLTHITASKDWKTPPELRHGIHTTKGLSWHCDIGVDILALHVRSLAEHGGDTFIASSLTIVKELEALYPHVIQSLQEAAWPIQISGNPIPRYILAPLLHMDPENNHIILSVDPGRLGVHPSTTRTDGTSPIPPLTPTQLETLRILNQVASKYRLRLDTKAGDIVLLNNFAHLHARDAYSDPGQGQGRHLVRLYLRNAALAHPVPESMRVPWEAAFGPRNGEGRYPVAPALEYTAPRYTAGSAAFPLDDNDDVNGDGAA, from the exons ATGGCTCCTCTCCGTCCTCGGTGGAACCCAATGTCAGCCCTGGGCTTAGAACAGATTTATTCTCTCTCACTCTACTGGAAAAGCCAGGAATACAGCACATATTCTCTCAAACTACCAATGGATCAAGTTAGCAGCTTGTTTGGGCAATCTCGTGCAGGCCTGGGATGGTTGGAGCACCACGCCATGGCTTGGGTGCCTGAAGCCATTTCCTCGGACAGTTATGTTGTTGACATTGGTCCTCGGGGTGTTCAAGAGGTGCAAGAGGGACTGCAAAGGTTTAAAG agcttgagcttgatggtCACGAAGTCAGCCGTCATAATTTCCACCTTCCAACCCTCGAGGCGCAACTGGAGCAAGCCTGCCACGAGGTTCATCGAGGCCGCGGATTTGTCATCCTCAGGGGCCTCGATCCCCAGCAGTATTCAGTCGAGGACAACCTGATGATCTACCTCGGGATTGCTGCGTATATTGGGGATCAGAGAGGGTTTCAGGACAAGAAGGGGAACATGCTGA CCCACATCACAGCCTCCAAAGACTGGAAGACACCCCCTGAGCTCCGTCATGGTATTCATACCACCAAAGGCCTAAGTTGGCACTGTGATATCGGAGTCGACATCCTCGCGCTTCACGTCCGCTCCCTCGCCGAGCATGGTGGGGACACATTTATAGCTTCATCGCTCACAATTGTAAAGGAGCTTGAGGCGCTATACCCACACGTCATCCAAAGCCTTCAAGAAGCTGCGTGGCCAATCCAAAT CTCAGGCAATCCGATCCCCCGCTACATTCTGGCGCCACTCCTGCACATGGACCCTGAGAACAATCACATCATTTTGAGCGTTGACCCTGGGAGACTTGGTGTGCACCCATCTACGACAAGAACCGATGGCACTTCGCCAATTCCGCCCCTCACACCAACTCAGCTCGAGACCCTCCGCATCCTCAACCAAGTCGCCTCAAAGTATCGTCTTCGCCTAGACACAAAGGCTGGCGACATCGTCTTGCTCAACAACTTTGCCCATTTGCATGCTCGCGATGCCTACAGCGATCCcggacaaggccaaggacgACATCTGGTCAGATTGTACCTGCGTAATGCAGCACTGGCGCACCCCGTTCCAGAGTCTATGCGTGTCCCTTGGGAGGCAGCATTTGGGCCCAGGAATGGGGAGGGCCGATATCCTGTTGCTCCAGCTTTAGAATACACAGCACCTCGATACACGGCTGGTTCTGCTGCTTTTCCCCTGGACGACAACGATGATGTCAACGGAGACGGCGCCGCATGA
- a CDS encoding uncharacterized protein (EggNog:ENOG503PG6H), whose product MCTYFYLHHHHMPPCTRNIDMVVHYSFCPNSTIDSAGAQQPCDSPHFDNTQSVDYNDPCASGGCLVSADCTSGGCRLEQLNGRWVCCQCNGRGNEYRWCRHRMRSSPDTFCYHVCCSGCKADNKSSSSSSSSSKRKGAK is encoded by the coding sequence ATGTGTACTTACTTCtatctccatcaccaccacatgcCACCCTGCACCCGCAACATCGACATGGTGGTACACTACAGCTTCTGccccaactccaccatcGACAGTGCAGGTGCTCAGCAGCCGTGCGACAGCCCGCATTTTGACAACACCCAGAGCGTCGACTACAACGATCCCTGCGCCTCCGGTGGATGTCTCGTTTCGGCCGACTGCACCTCGGGCGGCTGCCGTCTCGAGCAACTCAACGGCCGTTGGGTATGCTGCCAGTGCAACGGCCGCGGCAATGAGTATCGCTGGTGTCGCCACCGCATGCGCAGCAGCCCAGATACCTTTTGCTACCACGTTTGCTGTAGTGGGTGCAAGGCCGATAACaagtcatcatcgtcgtcgagtTCCAGCTCCAAACGCAAGGGTGCCAAGTAG